In Labeo rohita strain BAU-BD-2019 chromosome 8, IGBB_LRoh.1.0, whole genome shotgun sequence, the genomic window CTGACTATCAAGTTAGTCTGTCTCCCCTTACTGTTCCATCCCTTCAACCTGCGCTGCTGACTGCACACATACCCACAGTACTGACGCGGCCCTCCCGGTCAGAAACCGCTGTGATTTCAGGCGCAAAAAAGCTCAGAACACCTGTATTGAGCAGTATACAAGCGCAGAATAACCACGCCGTGATCGTCTATTAAACGAGAGCGAGCACACGCCGCACACAGCGGTGCAGATGTAAGGGAATATACCTGCAGACTACAGCTGCCACACTGATGACAGAGCAAGAGGGAAGTCAGTTAGCCAGCTAACCAGCCAGAGCTAAACTCGACTATCAGGCAGGTAAATGTACGGCGATCTGGACGGTTCAGCAACAACGTGAAACTCAAGCATCTGAACGGAGCCGGCCGTCCGCTACAGAGAGTATTTCGCAGACTGCACAGTAAGAGTGACATAAATATTGGCTGATATTGCTTTGGGCTATTCACACATGAAATTGTTAACCAAGGGCCATTCTGGACCCTAGGCTGTCATTTTCACATTGTCACACTGTTCACTTCTCTTCACCTTAGGTTAGGTATTAATCCTGAGTATTTAGGTATTGAGATTTTACACAGTACATTTGTATATCCTGGGTTAACCTTCTTATTTGCATATGCATGATGTCAGGAACACCGATTGGACAAGTACGGCTCGAGCCGCGCGCGCCCTATTTTAATAACTGTATGTTTATCTGTGTCAGTTTTACCACATAAAACGTctagaaatgaaaacaaataacttAGTGTATCACTCCATTTGTCgttattatttcacatttttcagcGCTTGAAAGTTACTACAACTGTACAGggtttatgaatatttaataaggTGACGAGCTGTGAGGCAGTTTATGATTGGTTGTTTGTTGCTAAACAACGTGCTGTCACTTTCTATCACATCGTGGCTTAACTCTGTACACTGTTACTACTACAATTCGGTGTTTACTTGGCTAATCCAGGGTTAAACGTGATTCTAACTCCAATTAAATTTAACCCAGGGTTAAAATGGCCTTTCACCCTGCGCTTAACGCTGTGTCAGTGTCGTGTTAAACCCTGGGTTAAGCGCAGGGTTTAAAGTGAGGAAGTAAGGAGGGAAGTCACTCACCGGTGTTGAGTGACTTCTTTAACAAACCGCTTTTCCTCCTTCCCTTTTATATTATTCTTtcacttttcttctctgttgtAGGCCATGAGGAGGGTGACATTGTGCTGTGCCGCCCGGCTCGTATTAACAGCTTTGTGGTTGTTGGTGGAAGTGTGTCGGGCTGAAACCGGGGCCCCGAATCTGGCCGAGCGAGTCATCTGGGCTGTAAACGCCGGCGGGGAGGCACACACAGACGTGCACGGCATTCATTATAAAAAAGATCCACTGGAAGGAAAAGTGGGAAAAGGTGAGTACTTGGGGATGTGAGAGACTGCAGAagattgtgttattttttttcccttccttGATGTCTGCACCAGAATTGGTGGCAGTTGTTAGTGGCGAtggtgaatgaatgaacaagTGTCCATGTCGTGTGTAAAAATGGAAGAAAATCTTTGTGTTGATTTTTCTCAAATCAGTATAATACAAACTCAAATGTTATTGCTGTGTATGTAGCATTTTAAAAGTGATAATTCAACCAAAATAGAAAATTGTCACTATtctcttgtgaaaaagaagtgtgcctaattgttttgaatgtgcacttgtagtgtacttaatatcttaaaagtatcttttaaaaaactgtactttTAGATAATGTAATACTGATCAAATGAAAAACCACTTAAGTGTACTCAGAGattacctaaaaaaaaacattttaaagtacatttttgccATGTTAtttgatgtaatatttaaagttaaatatgcataattaaaaaaatgtaattaccagtgttgggcgtgttactttaaaaaagtatttagatatagttactagttacttcttacaaatagtaactgagttacatcatcataaaagtaactaattactagggaaagtaactattgtgttacttaaaaaaaagttcatacaACTtggattatattttatattgtataaaaagcttaaaaatgtcTGCTTTTAGATGAAGTAAATCAcgtcaaaaacaaatattctctgataaaCTAATCCATATGATACCAATGCAAGCTCCAGTTTTTCCCATCTAAACTCATTATCTTAAATGTAATCACACCCATGAAGCGGCTCCACTTTTCAAATGTTCAGCGTCGCGCAGACATGTAGGTAACGTTTCTGGAAGAGAacgcgctgagaggaataagccagaatttacctcagaagacGAACGCAACATGATGCAATGCGCGGAGAGTCTACTCGGATGAAAACTGCTTCAGTGGTCTCAATTATAGTAACGGCgtattttattatctttaatGGTACAGGCGTTGTaacgggggaaacagtaatccgtttgattactcattactgaaaaaagtaatgccgtttatttataatgcctttattcccatcactggtaattacttatttttaattaaaggtaCACACACTGAAGACATTTTAGTTACCACATATGCTTTGTCAGTACATTCTCcagtttacattaattttatttcagcgaCATTAGAGCTAATCATGAAATGACATAAAAGATGTACTTAAAGGTGCACTAGGCAATTTTTGCTAAACAATGCTGATATTTGaaagcaccaaaacaaacacGCTCACACCCCAACGGGACCTCACCCCTATTTTGATATCTCCGCCCCGCACGTAAGCACACAACCCTGGCATAACGATGATCGTGGAAACAAGCGAAGATGACAAACAAGCATATTCAAACAAAAGCCAACACAGATCATTTGTGTGAAACAATGCAAAATCAACGTTACTTACCTATCAAAAAGAAACAGCGCAACCTCTGCGACTGATTCAAGCCCTTCCTGCTTCTTGAGTTCTCTCCACTGCTGGAAAGCTGCTCGGATATTTACACAGGTCCAACCTCTTGCCTGATTTGTTCAGTTTTCTCTATCTATAGTTGATCTGCTAATGTCTGTCCTGTGCACTCAAATTGAGCTCTGTTTTCTCTTTGTCATTACTAGTCACGCCCCTTACTGCTGATTGGCTACAGTGTATTTTGGGACCTGAtccgtttttttaaaaatttgagttCTAATTAACTGGCTCAAAAAAGCACTCTTAAGTTcaactaattgcatttaatataaagtaaaactaTAGTAAATGTATGTCATTGTAAATAACATACAATTTAGTGtccaaaacattacatttagtttACACCAatgtatattcttttaaagtatattatttctcTAATATGTACTCTGTTGAAAAGTGTGCTAAAGTgtactttttcacaagggtatgTGTCTtttcaaacccatatgactttctattctgcagaacacaaaagcagaTGTTAAGCATAACACATTCACTTTCATTAGATGGAAAAAGTtaaaagtgaatggtgactgaggtgtttttttgtgtttctctGATAAAAAGAAAGTCATGTGGATTTGGAAACTCCACCTCGGGGTGAAtaagtgatgacagaattgtttaaatgaactgtccttttaagaATTAAGAAATATCAAGGGTATTTTGATTGCGTTGTAgttgttttattacagtatgattttttttttcctttttatattgttttaagaaCATTAATCATACTGTTTGTTGAAGAAAGAGACTGGTTGTCAGCTCATCTGGCTCATTAGTCATTTGTTATTAGAGCTGTCGATCATATCAGGAAGTCTGTGTCACTTGAAATGTGATGACTGTCACTTCCTGAGTCAGATAAGAAATGCGGCATGCACATGTCAGGGCCTGTATAGTGCTTTTTAAAGCTCTCTAAAGACATCAagcaccctttttttttttttttttttttgtcgtcaGATTTCACATTATTGCATCAGTGTCACGAGAAAACCACCAGTATTATAAATATGGTACTTAATTTTCCTCTTAGCTCTACATTGGCTATAAGTAGATATTGGAATCAAAATGGAGATTAAACCTTGCTCTGGTTTGGTTTCTCCTCATGTTATGAAGCACAAAATGGCATGTACACTTACTATATACACTTAATCTCACCTTTTgacactttgttttttttttgtttttttttttttcctctctctccccTCCAGCATCAGACTACGGTGTGCGTCTGCCTATCCTGCGCTCTAGCCCAGAGGATCAGATTCTCTACCAGACAGAGCGATACAATGAGGATACATTCGGTTATGAAATCCCCATAAGAGAAGAAGGAGAGTACATACTGGTCATGAAATATGCTGAGGTTTACTTTGCTCAGTCTCAACAAAAGGTATGAATTTTGCTCACAGCCGCAGTGTGTGCAGTTACTCTTAGTAGTCGATATTTGAACATAGTAGTGTTCAATAATTCATGGTACTTCAAGGTCTCTATTTCATAGTTTTCCCCTATGACATCATCTATTCTCTCTTctccttttttttgtcttttgaaacCCTTTGTTCGCTTTTCTCAGGTTTTTGATGTACGCTTAAATGGCCACGTTGTAGTAAAGGATCTGGATATTTTTGACCGTGTGGGTCACAGCACGGCTCATGATGAAATAGTACCGTTCTCAATAAAAAGAGGAAAGCTCAGTGTGCGTGCTGAAGTTTCAACTTTTAATGGGAAACTCACAGTAGAGTTTGTTAAGGTAAGTGTTACGCTATTTTTCTATTGCCTTATTTTGTATTGCATATTAAAtagtaccatttaaaagtttgtgaactAAGATTTGAAGGCTTCATTGCTCATCAACactgctttttaaattaaaggggTCAAGTTGTTGCACCTCTCTGCCCCGCCTTTCTGAAATGCATTGagttttacaaagctcatcgttCTGAAAAGCGGTGTGCTCTGATTAGCCCGCTTTTCAATGCGTAGTGATTGGCCGAATACCTTAAGTGTGTGACGGAAATATCACgcccttaccatgttgtgaaGCCGTGTTCTggtgacaaaaacaataaaaacccattataaatgaggcatttgttgcatccagtgaggacataattactgattaaaATGACACATGCTGTCTTTTTACGCGTTGTGTTGCATTGCGTTGCATTGACGTAaaaccatgtctgcatttgtgattgtaGAAACGACaaacaagcactactctacactgTTCAAAACTCCCGTTTGAATAGCCAAtagcaaattatttaaatataaaaacatacttagaggctgtgagtcagaagtgcCAGACTGTCCTTGGAAAGTTGGAATTGCTCCACTTTATAGTGTGCACAGCcggcattgtaggctactctcccaggttcaggaaactCGAATATTTGCgttgtactgttctggaacagttttgtaaatataacttaaccactgatttctagttgtgtactcatttggaaggccaaaGTAAGTAGTTTTGCTTTCGCAATGAAACACACAGCGTCTCCACAACAATACGACAGCTAGAATAAAAGTTACGCCACCTTTGCATATACATTTGGGCGGTGTTATGCAGATCTTCCCACACTGTGATGTAGACATGTGGGGGCGTGTTTGAATGAGCCGTTATAGGAAGGCgtggctgagtcttaacttttataaagaatatctctttgggtttgagactttaatctttgcaactttacagatcttgtatatgcacaaacagcttgtaacactccaaagacaaaggaaaatatATGCCCCGTTTAAAGGATTGGTTCAcctccagaataaacatttcctgatcaCCTCTATGTCATCCTATATGTtcatgacttactttcttcagttgaaaaaaaattgagggTTTTAAGGAAagctttttaagattttttcaatggggatcaatgggttgaaggtccaaattgcagtttcaatgcagcttcaaagggctctacacaatcccagctgaagaataagggtcttacctagcaaaacaattgatcattttctgacatcgttgttttacctgtttttgtaaagtgcgtttgactgttttttttgcacgctcgctttgtaaacactgggtctgtacttccacctacgtcacaTACTTTacaatgtgattacataatgcgtgaggtTGGGCTGGTGCAaggtgagcatttgtggttaaagtatatacaatttttttttttttttttttttaagaaaattacctgtagttttgctagataagaccctagaTATTCCACAGCttggatcgtgtagagccctttgaagctgctttgacacagcaattgcaaattgcaaatacatgaacatcttggatgacataggggtaagtaaattatcaaaaaaaaattattttggaagtgaactaatcgttaaagtgcaatttattcctgttactGCGAAGCAGAATTTTCATCACTCATTACTCTGGTcctcagtgtcacgtgatcgttcagagatcattctaatatgttgatttgctgcttaagaaggACATTTCTGATTGGTGTCAGTGTTGAAATTAGAATGCAGTCTTTCCGCTTCAGCACAGTAAAATCCCTAAAAGCAGACATACTGTACCTCTTTGAGCAGTGGCTATGCAGTCGTCTTTTATTGAATAAACCAGACATTGATCAATCTAATAAGCcttatttattgtcttttttcaCTAAAGGAACATTAATTGAAAATTATGATGTAGTTACAGACACTGAAGCTGAGTATTTCTAAGAAGATGAATTCTGTCACAACTAATTGTGGTCCCTTGGAGCGC contains:
- the mlec gene encoding malectin yields the protein MRRVTLCCAARLVLTALWLLVEVCRAETGAPNLAERVIWAVNAGGEAHTDVHGIHYKKDPLEGKVGKASDYGVRLPILRSSPEDQILYQTERYNEDTFGYEIPIREEGEYILVMKYAEVYFAQSQQKVFDVRLNGHVVVKDLDIFDRVGHSTAHDEIVPFSIKRGKLSVRAEVSTFNGKLTVEFVKGYYDNPKICALYVMKGKPEDVPKLQPHPGLEKREEDEEEEDDGEGGESEKKSTSTAPKNPVRSGPRTPNPYATDNSSLMFPILVAFGVFIPTLFCLCRL